In a single window of the Elaeis guineensis isolate ETL-2024a chromosome 4, EG11, whole genome shotgun sequence genome:
- the LOC140857254 gene encoding putative pentatricopeptide repeat-containing protein At5g52630, giving the protein MRCPKEVLSPGMLAASHPRRLSREDAFTFFTLLKSLSSLPTSSLSHLTEREVHAFALHAGLDTDLFVSNGLVTLYARMDDLTSMRKLFDAMPQRGIISWNSMMFGYSRGGNYGTCLGLYKKIE; this is encoded by the coding sequence ATGCGATGCCCCAAAGAGGTATTATCTCCTGGCATGCTCGCAGCATCGCATCCTCGCCGGCTTTCTCGCGAGGACGCCTTCACCTTCTTCACCCTCCTCAAGTCcctctcctccctccccaccTCCTCGCTCTCTCACCTCACCGAAAGGGAGGTCCATGCCTTCGCCCTCCATGCTGGCCTCGACACTGACCTCTTCGTTTCCAATGGATTGGTAACGCTCTACGCTCGGATGGACGATTTGACCTCCATGAGGAAGTTGTTCGATGCGATGCCCCAAAGAGGTATTATCTCCTGGAACTCCATGATGTTTGGGTACTCTCGGGGCGGCAACTACGGAACGTGCTTGGGACTATACAAGAAGATAGAATGA